In Brevinematales bacterium, one genomic interval encodes:
- the nuoB gene encoding NADH-quinone oxidoreductase subunit NuoB: MSFLKNSPWILHYNGSSCNGCDIELLACLTPMYDVERFGVVNTGNPKHADILLVTGSVNHQGVDILKNLYAQMPEPKVVAALGVCATSGGIFAPCYNVKGGADKVIPVDVYVPGCAVRPEAIIDGVIKAIGVLEEKRAKMLEAKKEEAL; this comes from the coding sequence ATGTCGTTCTTGAAAAATTCTCCGTGGATACTTCATTATAACGGGTCGAGCTGTAACGGCTGTGATATCGAGCTTCTGGCGTGCCTTACGCCGATGTACGATGTCGAGCGCTTCGGCGTCGTCAATACGGGAAATCCCAAGCACGCCGATATCCTGCTCGTCACCGGGTCGGTCAACCACCAGGGCGTGGACATCCTGAAGAACCTGTACGCGCAGATGCCCGAACCGAAGGTGGTCGCCGCGCTCGGGGTGTGCGCCACATCGGGCGGTATCTTCGCCCCGTGCTATAACGTCAAGGGCGGCGCGGATAAGGTAATCCCTGTCGACGTGTATGTCCCGGGGTGCGCGGTACGCCCCGAGGCGATTATCGACGGGGTAATCAAGGCGATCGGGGTACTGGAAGAAAAACGGGCGAAGATGCTCGAAGCGAAAAAAGAGGAAGCGCTATGA
- a CDS encoding NADH-quinone oxidoreductase subunit C: MNAKIEVREIRLSLLIEETLIMKDAGYRLVQIGCTSLAAGSVEHANTLELFYSYDKNYDLVNLKVLIGKNAEIPSISGIYPAAYLYENEIHDLFGVFIKGMSLDFKGNLYKTAIPCPLNPDFQQKMRYIIAGFERE, from the coding sequence ATGAACGCTAAAATAGAAGTCCGTGAGATCAGGCTTTCGCTGTTAATCGAAGAGACGCTGATCATGAAGGACGCGGGATACCGTCTCGTGCAGATCGGGTGCACCAGCCTCGCGGCGGGTTCGGTCGAGCATGCCAACACGCTCGAACTATTTTACTCGTATGACAAGAATTACGACCTCGTGAACCTCAAGGTGCTGATCGGTAAGAACGCGGAAATCCCCAGCATATCCGGGATTTACCCGGCGGCCTACCTCTACGAGAACGAGATCCACGACTTGTTCGGGGTGTTTATCAAGGGTATGTCGCTCGACTTCAAGGGCAACCTGTACAAGACCGCGATACCCTGCCCGCTCAATCCCGACTTCCAGCAGAAGATGCGGTATATTATCGCCGGTTTCGAACGCGAATAA